The Acidimicrobiales bacterium genome contains the following window.
ATCGGACCTCTGATCGCAGGAGCGGGCGTTGCGGGCATCGCACTCGGCTTCGGTGCCCAGACGGTCGTGCGCGACTTCCTCACCGGCCTTTTCATGCTCATCGAGGACCAGTTCGGCGTGGGCGACATCATCGACGTCGGACAGATCGGCGGGCCCGACATCGTCGGTGTCGTCGAGAAGGTGTCACTGCGGACCACGACTCTCCGTGACCTCCAGGGGACCGTCTGGCACGTTCCCAACGGCGAGATCCTGCGGGTGGCGAACAAGTCGCAGTTGTGGTCGCGTGCGCTGCTGGACATCGAAGTGTCCTACGACACCGATCTCCGTCTCGCCGAGGGGATCATCCAGCGGGTGGCCAACGAGATGTGGGAGAACGACGACGGGCCCGGAGTCCACATTCTCGAAGAGCCCGAGGTGTGGGGCGTCCAGTCGCTCGGTGCGAGCGGGATCGCCCTCCGTCTCGTCATCAAGACCGAACCTGCCGAACAGTGGCCGATCGAGAGGGAACTGCGCCTGCGCATCAAGGAGGCGTTCGACGAGGCAGGGATCGAGATTCCGTTCCCGCAGCAGACCATGTGGGTCCGCTCCGACGACACCCCGCCACGCGCTTCGGCGGGCGACGTGCCCGTCGTCATGCCTCCTCGTTACCGGACCGGTGCGGGGTCCGAGGGTCGGGGCGAGCCCGAGGCCGAGGCCGACGGTGGTGGGCGCTGAGCCGGGCGCAGGCCTGCCCCTTGGAGTGACGCGGCTGGTTACCCAGTGGTAACATAGCCTCGGCCGCCATATCGCGGTGGTCCGTTCCCGCTTCAGGAGGCCGTACCGATGGGTGATTTCTCGCTCGAGCTCAGCGAAGACCACGTCCAGCTGCAGAAGTGGGCCCACGAGTTCGCCGCCGAGGTCATGCGTCCCGTCGCGGCGGAGTGGGACCGCCGCGAGGAGACGCCCTGGCCGGTGATCCGCCAGGCCGCCGAGATCGG
Protein-coding sequences here:
- a CDS encoding mechanosensitive ion channel family protein: MFSLAQTDTTDIVTNSGRLFDACGAEPSTTCRWVFEQTDNEFLATAADWVIDRPLSIIVILIGAFVLSRLAKRAIRHLSSEITDATTGDKLAGLRGSTAGRLLMEDGESARAASRAETLSTVLSSVASAVIWGLASLMILGELSIEIGPLIAGAGVAGIALGFGAQTVVRDFLTGLFMLIEDQFGVGDIIDVGQIGGPDIVGVVEKVSLRTTTLRDLQGTVWHVPNGEILRVANKSQLWSRALLDIEVSYDTDLRLAEGIIQRVANEMWENDDGPGVHILEEPEVWGVQSLGASGIALRLVIKTEPAEQWPIERELRLRIKEAFDEAGIEIPFPQQTMWVRSDDTPPRASAGDVPVVMPPRYRTGAGSEGRGEPEAEADGGGR